A single region of the Salvia splendens isolate huo1 chromosome 18, SspV2, whole genome shotgun sequence genome encodes:
- the LOC121777261 gene encoding disease resistance protein RGA2-like yields the protein MEGVSSAAIEVLVQNLINLFRDEYSLFRGFDEDAQQLQRTLGMIQAYLNDAEKKSITQDAVKIWLRELEAVAFDADNVLDELSYHLLHKKVKKMKTPQAKDKVLSCLSPFNGILRRRNMAHTIKQINVTFECMNKRATDLGIQSMIVKAPAAVAHTSIETDSISLDPIFIGRDDDVPKLVSMLTKIQDDRIFSMVALVGMGGMGKTTLTKKVFNHERVKARFGSHIWVHVSQTFDAISLFNKILYKVTKKASDGVKNRDDILEKLHEALKVRVESKDDILEKLQEALKGKTYLLVLDDVWNGDVSKWEDFINSVLGVTSTNGNGIIVTTRSAKVASIVNPFHIHHLNGLSDEDCWSIIKAKNFDKNGEVPSGFEMIGRKIAKRCKGLPLAANVVGGVLRGKSEEEWHFINENWLSDGEGGENISKILKLSYDHLSSPSLKKCFTFCSVFPKGLEIDKKELIELWMAEGFLQPTRRDDVESVGNMFFNVLLQNSLLQVALKDNYGNVWRCVMHDLVHDLASYLLSHNNAEGSNPVRYMFLKKESSPITEEVAKPLRTLFLEGGTSGTPIFSNFECLHNLTLSGDYKELPNSIRELVHLRNLNIYGTQIVNLPKWIGKLHHLQTLTVCWELENLPSTMKYMFNLRHLYIGSNTKLPAEIGRLTSLQTLHYFTVGKKKGFQIEELGSLKNLKGRLKIRNLEEVRDKEEALKANIFQKPNLFDLVFECSDGREDGTNDESVLEGLQPHENLKKLKITGFKGKRLPTWAEKMEVRDGPQGSWVPLDNLIAIKLYRCSEIEEFPKLEHLSNLKSLCLKGLTKVRYINTSFNHLTSLRLEELDRLKCVPEWLFFKNQDLKYLEISRCPLLRELPDGLDTLNSLEGLCIMDCENLKSIGNPSGGARQSQGIFRWLIIVDCGELMELPCEMLEWWAPTIDYLSLVGLRRLKNLPMLIDCLAKSSPHLHQLTIKGVPKLMAANSGSVESWDLSSLKTLEIDVSVEWSREDSVSIAETVEGMLRGCCNSLDRLHLKGVENWEWLPQSIQNLTLLRSLELENIGLEELPQWLGNLSSLMELQLYSCNKLKRLPSMDALRDLNIRDCPELCIDSDWRSHHPRLEIKVHYQPV from the coding sequence ATGGAAGGAGTGTCTTCTGCAGCCATTGAAGTTCTTGTCCAAAACCTGATCAACCTTTTCAGGGATGAGTACTCTCTATTTCGAGGTTTCGATGAGGATGCCCAGCAGCTGCAAAGGACATTGGGGATGATTCAAGCCTACTTGAATGATGCTGAGAAGAAATCCATCACCCAAGATGCTGTCAAGATCTGGTTGAGGGAGCTTGAAGCCGTGGCTTTCGATGCTGACAATGTCTTGGACGAACTCAGCTATCATCTTCTCCacaaaaaagtgaagaaaatgaagacACCCCAAGCCAAGGATAAGGTACTATCATGCCTCTCACCATTTAATGGCATTTTGCGTCGGCGTAATATGGCTCACACAATCAAACAAATCAATGTTACTTTTGAGTGTATGAACAAAAGGGCAACAGATCTTGGCATTCAAAGCATGATTGTGAAAGCACCTGCTGCTGTTGCTCATACTTCCATTGAGACGGATTCGATCAGTCTTGATCCAATCTTTATTGGAAGAGATGATGATGTGCCTAAACTAGTTAGCATGCTCACCAAGATCCAGGATGATCGGATCTTCTCTATGGTTGCTCTTGTCGGAATGGGGGGTATGGGGAAGACTACGTTGACTAAGAAAGTCTTCAATCATGAAAGGGTAAAAGCTCGATTCGGATCACATATTTGGGTTCATGTTTCCCAAACTTTTGATGCAATTAGTCTTTTCAACAAAATACTTTATAAGGTGACTAAAAAGGCTAGTGATGGAGTTAAGAACAGAGATGATATTCTGGAAAAGCTTCATGAAGCTCTCAAGGTTAGAGTTGAGAGCAaagatgatatcttggaaaagCTTCAAGAAGCTCTCAAGGGTAAAACTTATCTCCTTGTTCTTGATGATGTATGGAATGGTGATGTTTCGAAATGGGAAGACTTTATAAACTCCGTACTGGGAGTTACTTCTACTAACGGAAATGGCATTATCGTCACCACTAGGAGTGCAAAAGTTGCTTCCATTGTTAACccatttcatattcatcatTTGAATGGCTTATCAGATGAAGATTGTTGGTCTATAATCAAAGCcaaaaattttgataaaaatggTGAAGTTCCATCAGGATTCGAGATGATTGGAAGAAAGATTGCAAAAAGATGCAAAGGTTTGCCCCTAGCTGCCAATGTAGTCGGGGGAGTGCTTCGCGGTAAGTCCGAAGAAGAGTGGCACTTCATCAATGAAAATTGGCTTTCAGATGGTGAAGGGGgtgaaaatatctcaaaaatattgaaattgagCTATGATCACCTGTCCTCACCATCGCTCAAGAAGTGCTTCACATTTTGTTCGGTTTTCCCCAAAGGTTTGGAAATCGATAAGAAAGAGTTGATTGAACTATGGATGGCAGAAGGGTTTCTTCAACCTACCCGAAGAGATGACGTGGAGTCTGTGGGTAACATGTTTTTTAATGTGCTCCTACAAAACTCTTTGTTACAAGTTGCACTGAAAGataattatggaaatgtttGGAGGTGTGTGATGCATGATCTTGTGCATGATCTTGCATCTTATCTTTTATCCCATAATAATGCAGAAGGCAGTAACCCTGTGCGATACATGTTTCTGAAAAAAGAATCAAGTCCTATTACAGAAGAAGTTGCCAAGCCTCTGCGTACATTATTCTTGGAAGGTGGAACTTCTGGTACTCCTATATTCTCAAACTTTGAATGTCTGCATAATCTCACTCTTTCTGGTGACTATAAAGAGTTGCCCAATTCAATTAGGGAGTTGGTACATTTGAGAAATCTGAATATTTATGGTACACAAATTGTAAACTTGCCGAAATGGATTGGTAAACTCCATCACTTGCAAACATTAACAGTATGTTGGGAGTTAGAGAATCTGCCAAGTACGATGAAGTATATGTTTAATTTAAGGCATCTTTATATTGGTTCTAATACAAAGTTGCCAGCGGAGATTGGGAGATTAACTAGTCTCCAAACACTACATTACTTCACAGTAGGCAAAAAAAAGGGCTTCCAAATTGAAGAGCTCGGAAGTTTGAAGAATCTCAAAGGAAGGCTAAAGATTCGTAATCTGGAGGAGGTGCGTGATAAGGAAGAGGCTCTGAAAGCAAATATATTTCAGAAACCAAACTTATTTGATTTGGTGTTTGAATGTAGTGATGGTAGAGAAGATGGAACAAATGATGAGAGTGTGTTGGAAGGCCTCCAACCTCATGAAAATCTGAAGAAGTTGAAGATTACAGGATTCAAAGGCAAAAGACTTCCAACATGGGCTGAGAAGATGGAAGTACGTGATGGGCCTCAAGGATCTTGGGTACCACTTGATAACTTGATTGCAATAAAACTCTACAGGTGCTCAGAAATTGAGGAATTTCCAAAGCTGGAGCACTTGTCTAATCTCAAGTCTCTTTGTTTGAAAGGATTGACGAAGGTGAGGTATATAAATACTTCATTCAATCATTTAACGTCACTCCGATTAGAAGAGTTAGATAGATTGAAATGTGTGCCAGAATGGTTATTCTTTAAGAATCAGGATCTCAAATATTTGGAGATATCACGATGTCCTTTGTTGAGGGAATTACCAGATGGCTTGGACACCCTCAATTCTCTGGAGGGTTTGTGTATTATGGATTGCGAGAATCTGAAGTCGATTGGGAATCCAAGTGGTGGAGCACGACAATCACAGGGGATCTTCCGTTGGCTGATCATTGTAGACTGTGGAGAGCTGATGGAATTGCCGTGTGAAATGCTAGAGTGGTGGGCCCCTACAATTGATTATCTCTCATTGGTAGGATTAAGGAGGCTAAAGAATCTACCAATGCTAATTGACTGCCTCGCTAAATCATCTCCTCATCTACACCAATTGACAATCAAAGGTGTTCCTAAATTGATGGCTGCTAATAGTGGTAGTGTTGAGAGTTGGGATCTTAGCAGCTTGAAAACATTAGAGATAGATGTGAGTGTGGAATGGTCAAGAGAGGATAGTGTTAGCATTGCagagactgtggaagggatgCTGCGAGGATGTTGCAACTCACTTGATCGCTTACATTTGAAGGGGGTGGAAAATTGGGAGTGGCTGCCCCAATCCATTCAAAATCTCACTCTTCTTCGGAGCTTAGAGTTGGAGAATATAGGATTAGAAGAATTGCCCCAATGGTTGGGGAACCTCTCATCTCTTATGGAGTTACAATTATATAGTTGCAACAAGTTGAAGCGTCTTCCCTCTATGGATGCATTAAGAGATTTAAACATTAGGGATTGCCCTGAACTATGTATTGATTCGGATTGGCGCAGCCACCATCCCCGTCTGGAAATCAAGGTTCATTACCAACCCGTTTGA
- the LOC121777262 gene encoding disease resistance protein RGA2-like: MEMILGHLSDAQKKFITQDAVKSWLRELVALAFDADNVLDELRYHRLHKEVKKMMATKAKDKVLSFFSSFNGISRRLNMAHTIKQINADFKSMNQRAKDLGLQDIIRKAPAAVANTSTETDSLSLDQIFVGRDDDVPKLVHMLTHTHPQEEKRMFSIVALVGMGGMGKTTLARKVFNHGSVKARFGSPIWVHVSQTFDPISLFKKILSALSSDIGHGVEREQIVKRLQEALKNKTYLLVLDDVWNEDISKWEDFIKSIIGATSTKGNGIIITTRSEKVASTVGPIHVHHLNGLSDEDCWSIIKAKTLVGNGEFQSGFEMIGRKIAKRCQGLPLAANVVGGVHCGKSEEDWRIINEKWLSDAEGGQNICEILKLSYDHLSSPSLKKCFTFCSVFPKGRKIEKHELIELWMAEGFLQPSRRDDMESVGNMFFSVLLQNSLLQVAEKNDYGNVSECVMHDLVHDVASSVLSNNADDSTPARYMFLKKESSPIPKNVAKHLRTLFLEGGTSCTKFSGFECLHNLTLSGDYEEIPDSVRGLVHLRNLNISNTKIVKLPKWIGELHLLQTLRVNIWRLEKLPSTLKYMFNLRHLHIYSDTKFPAEIGKLTSLQTLPYFTVGKEKGYHIEELGSLENLKGMLKIGNLEMVCDKEDALKANISQKPNLFHLAFRWSDYREDEINDESVLEGLQPHENLKKLKISRFRGKRFPAWTEKMEVRDGPRGSWVPLANLIEIKLSECSKIEEIPSLEHLPNLKSLSLYSLRKVRLINTSFNHLTSLKIEELDILEYLPERIFYNNQNLSCLEICNCGVLRELPDGLDTLNSLEILRIWYCENLKSIGNPSGGARQSQGILRELRITECGELMELPCQMLEPWAPTVEDLELEALGGLKNLPRLIDSLAKSSTRLAILTIIGVPKLMAASIGSVESWDLSSLRRLEIDVSVEWSREDSVGIAETVEGMLQRCCNSLTRLQLKGVENWEWLPQSIQYLTSVSVLSLEKIGVEELPQWLGNLSSLTRLFLRNCNKLMSLPSVDALKHLIINVNQSHLGCESKRKFTYVDRTTPVFELERRRDIENGCRRHTFVGLSSLEIYHSRGIYQKTEMPFQLQIERPQGSK, from the coding sequence ATGGAGATGATTCTAGGCCACTTGAGTGATGCACAAAAGAAATTCATCACACAAGATGCTGTCAAGAGCTGGCTGAGGGAGCTCGTAGCTCTGGCTTTCGATGCTGATAATGTCTTGGACGAACTCAGATACCATCGTCTCCACAAAGAAGTGAAGAAAATGATGGCAACCAAAGCCAAGGATAAGGTACTATCATTTTTCTCATCCTTTAATGGCATTTCACGCCGGCTTAATATGGCTCATACAATCAAACAAATCAATGCGGATTTTAAGTCTATGAACCAAAGGGCGAAAGATCTTGGCCTTCAAGATATAATTCGTAAGGCACCTGCTGCGGTTGCTAATACTTCCACTGAGACGGATTCGTTGAGTCTTGATCAAATCTTTGTTGGAAGAGATGATGATGTACCTAAACTAGTTCACATGCTCACCCACACCCACCCACAGGAAGAGAAACGGATGTTCTCCATCGTTGCTCTAGTTGGAATGGGGGGTATGGGGAAGACTACGTTGGCTAGGAAGGTCTTTAATCATGGAAGCGTAAAGGCTCGATTTGGATCACCTATTTGGGTTCATGTTTCTCAAACTTTTGATCCAATCagtcttttcaaaaaaatccTTTCGGCATTGAGTTCAGATATTGGTCATGGAGTTGAGAGGGAACAAATCGTGAAAAGGCTTCAAGAAGCTCTCAAGAACAAAACTTATCTTCTTGTTCTTGATGATGTATGGAATGAAGATATTTCAAAATGGGAAGACTTTATAAAATCCATAATAGGAGCTACTTCTACCAAAGGAAATGGCATTATCATCACCACCAGGAGTGAAAAAGTTGCATCAACTGTTGGCCCAATTCATGTTCATCATCTGAATGGCTTATCGGATGAAGATTGTTGGTCCATAATCAAAGCCAAAACATTGGTTGGAAATGGAGAATTTCAGTCGGGATTCGAGATGATTGGAAGAAAGATTGCTAAGAGATGTCAGGGTTTGCCCTTAGCTGCCAATGTAGTCGGGGGAGTGCATTGCGGTAAGTCTGAAGAAGATTGGCGCATTATCAATGAAAAATGGCTTTCAGATGCTGAAGGAGGTCAAAATATCTGTGAAATATTGAAATTAAGCTATGATCACCTCTCTTCACCGTCGCTCAAGAAGTGCTTCACGTTTTGTTCGGTTTTCCCCAAAGGTCGGAAAATTGAGAAACATGAGTTGATTGAGCTATGGATGGCAGAAGGCTTTCTTCAACCAAGCCGAAGAGATGACATGGAGTCTGTGGGCAACATGTTTTTTAGTGTGCTTCTACAAAACTCTTTGTTGCAAGTTGCGGAGAAAAATGATTATGGAAATGTTTCGGAGTGTGTGATGCATGATCTTGTGCATGATGTTGCATCTTCTGTCTTATCCAATAATGCAGATGACAGTACCCCTGCTCGATACATGTTTCTGAAAAAAGAATCAAGTCCTATACCAAAAAATGTGGCCAAGCACTTGCGTACATTATTCTTGGAAGGTGGAACTTCTTGTACTAAGTTCTCAGGCTTTGAATGTTTGCATAATCTTACTCTTTCTGGTGATTATGAAGAGATACCTGATTCAGTTAGGGGGTTGGTACATTTGAGAAATTTGAATATTTCAAATACAAAAATTGTAAAGTTGCCTAAATGGATTGGTGAACTCCATCTTTTGCAAACATTAAGAGTAAACATTTGGAGGTTAGAGAAACTGCCAAGTACGCTCAAGTACATGTTTAACTTAAGGCATCTTCATATCTATTCTGATACAAAGTTTCCAGCGGAGATTGGGAAATTAACTAGTCTCCAAACACTACCTTACTTCACAGTAGGCAAAGAGAAGGGATACCATATTGAAGAGCTCGGAAGTTTGGAGAATCTCAAAGGAATGCTAAAGATTGGTAATCTGGAGATGGTGTGTGATAAGGAAGATGCTCTGAAAGCAAATATATCTCAGAAACCAAACTTATTTCATTTGGCGTTTCGATGGAGTGATTATAGAGAAGATGAAATAAATGATGAGAGTGTATTGGAAGGCCTCCAACCTCAtgaaaatctgaagaaattgaaaatttcaagATTCAGAGGCAAAAGGTTTCCAGCATGGACTGAGAAGATGGAAGTACGTGATGGGCCTCGTGGCTCTTGGGTACCTCTTGCCAACTTGATTGAAATAAAACTGTCCGAGTGCTCAAAAATTGAGGAAATCCCATCGCTGGAGCACTTGCCTAATCTCAAGTCTCTTTCTTTGTACAGTTTGCGGAAGGTGAGGCTCATAAATACTTCGTTCAATCATTTAACATCACTTAAAATAGAAGAGTTAGATATATTGGAATATCTGCCAGAAAGGATATTCTATAACAATCAGAATCTCTCATGTTTGGAAATATGCAACTGTGGTGTGTTGAGAGAATTACCAGATGGCTTGGACACCCTCAATTCTCTAGAGATTTTGAGAATTTGGTATTGTGAGAATCTGAAGTCGATTGGGAATCCTAGTGGTGGAGCACGGCAATCACAAGGGATCCTTCGTGAGCTGAGAATTACAGAATGCGGAGAGCTGATGGAATTGCCGTGTCAAATGCTAGAGCCGTGGGCCCCTACAGTTGAGGATCTTGAATTGGAAGCTTTGGGGGGCCTAAAGAATCTACCAAGGCTAATTGACAGCCTTGCTAAATCATCTACTCGTCTTGCAATATTGACAATCATAGGTGTTCCTAAATTGATGGCTGCTAGTATTGGTAGTGTTGAGAGTTGGGATCTTAGCAGCTTGAGAAGATTAGAGATAGATGTGAGTGTGGAATGGTCAAGAGAGGATAGTGTTGGCATTGCagagactgtggaaggaatgTTGCAGAGATGCTGCAACTCACTTACTCGCTTACAATTGAAGGGGGTGGAAAATTGGGAGTGGCTGCCCCAATCCATTCAATATCTCACCTCTGTTTCTGTATTAAGTTTGGAGAAGATAGGAGTAGAAGAATTGCCCCAATGGTTGGGGAACCTCTCATCTCTAACACGGTTATTTCTACGGAATTGCAATAAGTTGATGAGTCTGCCCTCTGTGGATGCATTGAAGCACCTCATCATTAATGTGAATCAATCGCATTTAGGTTGCGAAAGTAAGAGGAAGTTTACCTATGTGGACCGGACGACTCCAGTGTTTGAATTGGAAAGGAGAAGGGATATTGAGAACGGATGCCGACGACACACTTTTGTGGGTTTATCCTCACTTGAAATATATCATAGCCGCGGGATTTACCAGAAAACGGAAATGCCTTTCCAGCTTCAAATAGAGCGACCCCAAGGGTCCAAGTGA